In the genome of Xenopus laevis strain J_2021 chromosome 1S, Xenopus_laevis_v10.1, whole genome shotgun sequence, one region contains:
- the LOC121399525 gene encoding protein FAM135A-like, with protein MVFVSSSEKLDMKARLSELSDKVTEIEDANDLPEAINGSLIQLSSQLLNLWGIFLQSSLESKAEKQQIKEEKFKKLFFSTDHPREEAILYDEKIAQRHKEIYEEVKKSPKVSCSLECLDTDIVSKSAPVIFEDRYLEPDAIDCSEDVKSSPVACTKDPRKKLKSLRTIMATDGNLDLSASFHDMPYTLRKGLFEAKKELREWISRFFSNNRSKKFTLSMELVNDSDEGISVQIRMRPSYCNYLFTISSPVGNINITYILP; from the exons ATGGTCTTTGTTTCCTCCTCAGAAAAACTTGATATGAAAGCCCGGCTCAGTGAGTTATCTGACAAAGTGACG GAAATAGAAGACGCCAATGATCTGCCAGAAGCAATAAATGGCAGCCTAATACAACTGTCATCTCAACTTCTCAATCTATGGGGAATATTTCTTCAATCCTCCTTGGAGAGTAAAGCAGAAAAGCAGCAAATAAAG GAAGAAAAGTTCAAGAAGTTGTTCTTTTCTACTGACCATCCCCGAGAAGAAGCTATTTTATATGATGAGAAGAT CGCTCAAAGGCATAAAGAGATTTATGAAGAagtaaaaaaatctccaaaagtCAGTTGTTCTCTCGAGTGCCTGGACACGGACATTGTATCGAAATCTGCTCCAGTGATCTTTGAAGACCGGTACTTAGAGCCTGACGCAATTG ATTGTTCAGAAGATGTTAAATCTTCCCCTGTTGCCTGTACTAAAGATCCGCGCAAGAAACTGAAGTCATTGCGTACTATCATGGCAACAGATGGAAATCTTGATTTAAGTGCCTCCTTTCATGACATGCCATATACTCTGAGGAAGGG attgtttGAGGCTAAAAAAGAACTGAGAGAATGGATAAGTCGGTTCTTTTCCAACAACCGTTCCAAGAAGTTTACTCTGAGCATGGAGCTAGTCAACGACTCAGATGAAGGAATATCTGTGCAAATCAGGATGAGACCTTCTTATTGTAATTACCTTTTTACTATATCTTCTCCTGtgggaaatataaatataacatacattttaccTTAA
- the LOC108697807 gene encoding protein FAM135A-like yields MLYHCLALLKNSFISSLGSEYDLVLVRPYIECGVTHGKTDFLMSMYNKGSTSEDIDYLASGLLIEILEHIGSKKLIIARISFIGFSLGALVIRAALWRPEFEAFLGNLHTFLSFGGPHMGLMCHSRNLFKTGLWLEQLFDKSVSVSQMAFTDHKDPRQTFLYKLSQKTGLEHFKNVILVSALQDHIVPYHSTRIEMCKAALKGDEIGKGLTFKHMSTEWSTCTIEARANSPPAKTPTMPCTLL; encoded by the exons ATGCTATACCATTGCCTTGCCCTGttaaaaaacagctttatttctTCTCTAGGTTCCGAATATGATCTTGTATTAGTAAGACCTTACATCGAGTGTGGCGTGACACATGGAAAGACCGACTTCCTAATGTCTATGTACAACAAG GGCTCCACCTCTGAAGATATTGATTATTTGGCCAGCGGTCTCCTAATTGAAATATTAGAGCACATAGGAAGCAAAAAGCTCATTATTGCCAGAATCAG CTTTATTGGCTTCTCTCTGGGCGCTCTGGTAATACGCGCAGCTCTGTGGAGACCTGAATTTGAAGCCTTCCTTGGAAACCTGCACACTTTCCTCTCCTTTGGTGGACCACATATGGGTCTTATGTGCCACAGCAGAAATCTGTTTAAAACTG GCCTGTGGCTTGAGCAGCTGTTCGATAAATCTGTCTCCGTATCCCAGATGGCATTCACAGATCACAAAGACCCAAGACAAACGTTCCTGTACAAACTTAGCCAGAAAACAG GCTTGGAACACTTCAAGAATGTGATTCTAGTGAGCGCGTTACAAGATCACATTGTTCCCTATCACTCCACTCGTATTGAAATGTGCAAAGCTGCTCTGAAGGGAGATGAGATAGGTAAGGGTCTCACTTTTAAACATATGTCTACTGAATGGAGTACATGCACCATTGAAGCACGAGCCAATTCTCCACCAGCCAAgactcccacaatgccttgcacactgcTGTGA